A section of the Blastocatellia bacterium genome encodes:
- a CDS encoding DUF4252 domain-containing protein has product MKLLTTSFRKIMLAGLLLAALAASAGAQDARIQMSQLDRFNDMADKIISIDVGESLINLAKSALNPKRSVNEAKIIDILTGLKGVYVKRFEFDKDGAYTAADVDYIRSQFNGPGWEHIANVRSKREGNYDVVMMYEGSIIKGLGVLAAEPRALTVVNVIGAIDLAKLRDLEGNFGIPKFGLEQMPGVTVQDNHKDKPRDEQKKPQDEPKKPQ; this is encoded by the coding sequence ATGAAACTGCTAACTACATCCTTCAGGAAAATCATGCTCGCTGGCCTGCTGCTGGCGGCCCTGGCGGCGAGCGCCGGCGCGCAGGACGCGCGCATCCAGATGAGCCAGCTCGACCGCTTCAACGACATGGCCGATAAGATCATCTCCATAGACGTCGGCGAATCGCTGATTAACCTCGCCAAGTCGGCGCTCAACCCGAAGCGCTCGGTCAACGAGGCGAAGATCATCGACATCCTGACCGGCTTGAAAGGCGTTTACGTCAAGCGCTTCGAGTTCGACAAAGATGGCGCTTATACGGCAGCCGACGTTGACTATATTCGCTCGCAGTTCAACGGCCCCGGCTGGGAGCATATCGCCAACGTGCGCAGCAAACGCGAAGGCAACTATGACGTGGTGATGATGTACGAAGGCAGCATCATCAAGGGCCTGGGGGTGCTGGCCGCCGAGCCGCGCGCCCTCACCGTGGTCAACGTCATCGGCGCCATTGACCTGGCCAAGCTGCGCGACCTCGAAGGCAACTTCGGCATCCCGAAGTTCGGGCTTGAGCAGATGCCCGGCGTCACCGTGCAGGACAACCACAAGGACAAGCCGCGCGACGAGCAGAAGAAGCCCCAGGACGAACCCAAGAAGCCGCAGTAG
- a CDS encoding Wzz/FepE/Etk N-terminal domain-containing protein — translation MGSFRPRTLTDLFDILRRRAMLIAFVTIIVLMAAFIVVINVPHLYESRTRIVVSGQIYDRQANSAQIAAVTEQITSRANLEGLINRYQLFAPVSNMDRATADLANTIKLETKYRSDSTGFPESFTLAFRDPNPKIAQQVVTDLLGIFNQANATLEHQATEEARGLRAEIADIEAQLAQNHNSRAAHAASASAASRAAGYAERARSERNAIASSLEQLRDRQYALQQQIANQKKAVVQQQEIVRSAVPADDRTANSMGTLLKRKADLQAQIKQYQEQYTDKYPKLAAAREQLAEVEQRIQEARANGEGARATQASPEAQQLRQMQIELARMETDLEVVEREINRKQQVAASVGGVPAVAAPVVSSAPSVGGSYSAPGDFTADGLKERYTQLLKRQEALSVFQPSPAGPATPFFQIVDEPNLPQQPAAPMRSKLMLFALAMALGAALIAAVIVELPRLTRINDERDIKYFLGVPVVAQLAESYTADERRRAARQQFVRRLRFLLVGAAMVPALAFVLNFTHIFNILGSK, via the coding sequence ATGGGAAGCTTCAGACCGCGCACCTTAACCGACCTGTTCGACATCCTGCGGCGGCGGGCGATGCTGATCGCCTTCGTCACGATCATCGTCCTGATGGCGGCTTTTATCGTCGTCATAAACGTGCCGCACCTGTACGAATCGCGCACCCGCATCGTGGTCTCCGGGCAGATTTATGATCGCCAGGCCAACAGCGCGCAGATTGCCGCGGTCACCGAACAGATCACCAGCCGCGCCAATCTCGAAGGCTTGATTAACCGCTACCAGCTTTTCGCGCCGGTCAGCAACATGGATCGCGCCACCGCCGATCTGGCCAACACCATCAAGCTCGAAACCAAGTACCGCAGCGACTCGACAGGCTTCCCGGAATCGTTCACGCTCGCCTTCCGCGACCCGAACCCGAAAATCGCGCAGCAAGTCGTCACCGACCTGCTCGGCATCTTCAACCAGGCGAACGCCACGCTTGAGCATCAGGCCACCGAAGAGGCGCGCGGGCTGCGGGCTGAGATTGCCGACATCGAAGCGCAACTGGCGCAGAATCACAACAGCCGCGCCGCCCATGCGGCATCGGCTTCGGCGGCCAGCCGCGCCGCCGGCTACGCCGAGCGCGCGCGCTCCGAGCGCAACGCCATTGCTTCTTCCCTCGAACAACTGCGCGACCGCCAGTACGCCTTGCAGCAGCAGATCGCCAATCAGAAGAAGGCCGTCGTGCAGCAGCAAGAGATTGTCCGCAGCGCCGTGCCTGCCGATGACCGCACCGCCAATTCGATGGGGACACTGCTCAAGCGCAAGGCCGACCTGCAAGCGCAGATCAAGCAGTACCAGGAGCAATACACCGACAAGTATCCGAAGCTTGCCGCGGCTCGCGAACAACTCGCCGAAGTCGAGCAGCGCATCCAGGAAGCGCGCGCCAACGGCGAAGGCGCCCGCGCCACCCAGGCTTCGCCCGAAGCGCAACAGCTTCGCCAGATGCAGATCGAGCTGGCGCGCATGGAGACCGACCTGGAGGTCGTCGAGCGCGAGATCAATCGCAAGCAGCAGGTCGCCGCAAGCGTCGGCGGCGTGCCGGCGGTCGCCGCGCCGGTCGTATCGTCTGCGCCCTCGGTCGGCGGCAGCTATAGCGCCCCCGGCGATTTCACCGCCGATGGCTTGAAGGAACGCTATACGCAATTGCTCAAGCGCCAGGAAGCCCTGAGCGTTTTTCAACCGTCGCCCGCCGGCCCGGCCACGCCCTTCTTCCAGATCGTTGACGAGCCGAACCTGCCGCAGCAGCCCGCCGCGCCGATGCGCAGCAAGCTCATGCTATTCGCCCTGGCAATGGCTCTGGGAGCCGCTTTGATTGCCGCCGTGATCGTCGAGCTGCCGCGCCTGACGCGCATCAACGACGAGCGCGACATTAAATACTTTCTCGGCGTGCCGGTCGTCGCCCAGCTTGCCGAAAGCTACACCGCCGACGAGCGCCGCCGCGCCGCGCGACAACAGTTCGTGCGCCGCCTGCGCTTCCTGCTGGTCGGCGCGGCCATGGTCCCTGCCCTCGCTTTTGTATTGAATTTCACGCACATCTTCAACATACTCGGCAGCAAGTAA
- a CDS encoding CpsD/CapB family tyrosine-protein kinase: MGKVYEALLRAESEDAVRGLDDDTDDIEAIDVEDERAIRNPHGIERATLGDDAGFELDTEAEIAPGFAIEAEGNFDRGFNRGSERDRDRRLARGGQPSRFSFLRYSLGDGSVFDQGPRQASASALTRRSIAQPAREMTVDLGRIDPHLSVLLGNDRGSSEQFNKLALTLISRAAERGFKRVLVASANHGEGRTTVTLNLACALARARQRVLVVDCDLMRPAALARLGLAADIGMVEAFRSQLPAGAATLRVQPFGFNLLPCRQRVDNPVELLAAPGFWKMLQLFDADHDFILFDSSPLLEMGDATLLAKFTDTTLMVVQSGALTSAEMARAIAPFTPEDLLGVVLNRLK; this comes from the coding sequence ATGGGAAAAGTTTACGAAGCATTGTTGAGGGCAGAGAGCGAAGACGCGGTGCGCGGCCTGGACGACGACACCGACGACATCGAAGCGATTGACGTCGAAGACGAGCGGGCGATCCGCAACCCGCACGGCATTGAGCGCGCCACTCTGGGCGACGACGCGGGCTTCGAGCTCGACACTGAAGCAGAGATTGCGCCCGGCTTCGCCATTGAAGCCGAAGGCAACTTTGACCGCGGCTTCAATCGCGGCAGCGAGCGCGACAGAGACCGCAGGCTGGCGCGCGGCGGGCAGCCTTCACGTTTCAGCTTTCTGCGCTATTCGCTCGGCGACGGCTCGGTCTTCGATCAAGGCCCGCGCCAGGCATCCGCTTCGGCGCTGACGCGGCGCTCGATTGCCCAGCCGGCGCGCGAAATGACGGTCGATTTAGGCCGCATCGATCCGCACCTGTCGGTACTCCTGGGCAACGACCGCGGCAGCAGCGAGCAGTTCAACAAGCTGGCGCTGACCTTGATCTCGCGTGCCGCCGAGCGCGGCTTCAAGCGCGTTCTGGTCGCTTCGGCCAATCACGGCGAAGGGCGCACGACGGTCACTTTGAATCTGGCCTGCGCGCTCGCCCGCGCCCGCCAGCGCGTGCTGGTCGTAGACTGCGACCTGATGCGGCCCGCGGCGCTCGCGCGGCTCGGGCTCGCGGCAGACATCGGCATGGTCGAAGCCTTCCGCAGTCAGCTTCCGGCGGGTGCCGCGACGCTGCGCGTGCAGCCGTTCGGCTTCAACCTGTTGCCCTGCCGCCAGCGCGTTGATAACCCGGTCGAGCTGCTGGCCGCGCCGGGCTTCTGGAAGATGCTGCAACTGTTTGACGCCGATCACGACTTCATTCTCTTTGATTCGTCGCCGCTGCTGGAGATGGGCGACGCGACGTTGCTGGCAAAGTTCACCGACACGACTTTGATGGTCGTGCAGTCGGGCGCGCTGACCAGCGCCGAGATGGCGCGCGCCATTGCGCCGTTCACCCCCGAAGACCTGCTCGGCGTCGTGCTGAATCGCCTGAAATAG
- a CDS encoding alginate lyase family protein, translating into MNRLTNIRTRLRGMTMQEVAGESWLRCRRAAYRALRRAGDKRDATFITDRELERALGGAALTEVAARLRERRAPRLLPAFGDLPQTVELIQQFYPEASEAARREADEICRHRIQVFSQPVEFGAQIDWHRDPRAGLRWPLAHYTRVPLRLGSGADVRQVWELNRLHQFVALGRAYALTGDERYASEFLLQLASWVGANPPRYGVNWTVAMEVALRAVNLIAAFELFLASPQISDDAIALMLKLMLAHGRFIRANLEYSHRTPSNHYLADLIGLFSIGMTMPDLTESSAWVGFSAPRLLRELFRQVHADGVSYEGSTAYHRLVTEIYALFFSLSTAGGMELPGRAWGRFEAMIDFVRATLKPDGSAPMIGDADDGRMLRFTERQPADHTYLIGLAAVLLEKESFKLSNRIDEEALWWFGKPGLEAFDSLTVSEDAPISEAFNDAQIYVQRADDLYAVIDCGDHGARGRGSHAHSDALSFELYAHGTTFLRDPGSFVYTASARWRNHFRSTAYHNTVRVDNEEISRFNEEALFAFIENVRPRVNQWQSDAARDLLDAEHHAYARLAEPIIHRRVITFNKGEGYWTVKDRFSGEGAHQFEFFFNFDAGLEATVSDDQRVTVRGPRAALAIIPLSRQVFEIKRTDRWVSPAYATRLRASGMIYRLYANVPFENVFLLVPYLLGEEGKVAEIEESEVRSQKSE; encoded by the coding sequence TTGAACCGCTTGACCAACATCCGCACACGGCTGCGTGGCATGACGATGCAGGAGGTCGCCGGCGAATCCTGGCTGCGCTGCCGCCGCGCCGCTTATCGCGCCCTGCGCCGCGCCGGGGATAAGCGCGATGCGACCTTCATCACCGACCGCGAGCTTGAGCGCGCGCTCGGCGGCGCGGCGCTCACTGAAGTCGCGGCGCGCCTTCGCGAGCGCCGCGCGCCGCGGCTGCTGCCGGCCTTCGGCGACCTGCCGCAGACCGTCGAGCTGATTCAACAGTTTTACCCTGAAGCGAGCGAAGCCGCGCGCCGCGAAGCCGACGAGATTTGTCGGCACCGCATCCAGGTTTTCAGTCAGCCGGTTGAGTTCGGCGCGCAGATTGATTGGCACCGCGACCCGCGCGCCGGCCTGCGCTGGCCGCTGGCGCATTACACGCGGGTGCCTTTGCGGCTGGGCAGCGGCGCGGACGTGCGCCAGGTCTGGGAGCTGAATCGCCTGCACCAGTTCGTCGCGCTCGGTCGCGCCTACGCGCTCACCGGCGATGAGCGTTACGCCAGCGAATTCCTGCTGCAACTGGCCTCTTGGGTTGGAGCCAACCCACCGCGCTATGGCGTCAACTGGACGGTGGCCATGGAAGTGGCGCTGCGCGCCGTCAACCTGATTGCCGCCTTCGAGCTGTTTCTCGCCTCTCCGCAAATCAGCGACGACGCCATTGCCCTGATGCTCAAGCTGATGCTCGCGCATGGCCGCTTCATCCGCGCCAACCTCGAATACTCGCACCGCACGCCGAGCAATCATTATCTGGCGGACCTGATCGGCCTGTTCAGCATCGGCATGACCATGCCCGATCTGACGGAGTCGAGCGCCTGGGTCGGCTTCAGCGCGCCGCGCCTGCTGAGAGAGCTTTTCCGGCAGGTGCATGCCGACGGCGTCAGCTATGAAGGCAGCACCGCTTATCATCGGCTGGTGACGGAAATCTACGCGCTCTTTTTTTCGCTCAGCACGGCAGGCGGCATGGAGTTGCCGGGCCGGGCCTGGGGGCGCTTCGAGGCGATGATTGATTTCGTGCGCGCCACCCTGAAGCCCGACGGCAGCGCGCCGATGATCGGCGATGCAGACGATGGCCGCATGCTGCGCTTCACAGAGCGGCAGCCGGCGGATCACACTTACTTGATCGGGCTGGCCGCCGTGCTGCTCGAAAAAGAATCCTTCAAGCTGTCGAACCGCATTGACGAAGAGGCGCTGTGGTGGTTCGGCAAGCCGGGACTGGAAGCCTTCGACAGCCTGACGGTAAGCGAGGACGCTCCGATCTCTGAAGCGTTCAACGACGCACAGATTTATGTGCAGCGCGCCGATGATCTGTATGCGGTGATCGATTGCGGCGACCACGGCGCGCGCGGGCGCGGCTCGCACGCCCACTCGGACGCGTTGTCATTTGAGCTGTATGCCCACGGCACGACTTTCCTGCGCGACCCCGGCAGTTTCGTCTACACGGCGAGCGCGCGCTGGCGCAACCATTTTCGCTCGACCGCTTATCACAACACGGTGCGCGTAGACAACGAAGAGATCAGTCGTTTCAATGAAGAGGCGCTGTTTGCTTTTATCGAGAACGTGCGCCCGCGCGTCAATCAATGGCAGAGCGATGCGGCGCGCGACCTGCTCGACGCCGAGCATCACGCCTATGCGCGGCTGGCCGAGCCGATCATTCACCGGCGGGTAATCACATTCAACAAAGGCGAAGGCTACTGGACGGTCAAAGACCGCTTCAGCGGCGAGGGCGCGCACCAGTTCGAATTCTTTTTCAACTTCGACGCCGGCCTCGAAGCAACGGTCAGCGACGACCAGCGCGTTACGGTGCGCGGCCCGCGCGCGGCGCTGGCCATCATCCCTTTGAGCCGCCAGGTATTCGAGATCAAGCGCACGGATCGCTGGGTGTCGCCGGCCTACGCGACGCGCCTGCGCGCGTCTGGTATGATTTATCGTTTGTACGCCAACGTTCCTTTCGAGAACGTCTTCCTGCTCGTGCCTTACCTGCTCGGCGAGGAAGGAAAGGTTGCTGAAATCGAGGAGTCAGAAGTCAGGAGTCAGAAGTCAGAATGA
- the asnB gene encoding asparagine synthase (glutamine-hydrolyzing) has product MCGLCGIYEYGAARPDVTAALVERMRDTMVHRGPDDAGIYLSDDRRVGLGNRRLSIIDLSPAGHIPMANEDGRVWIAYNGEVYNHERLRPRLVAQGHTFRSRTDTETILHLYEARGLDFVHALEGDFAIAIWDANAQRLLLARDRVGVKPLYYTRAGGRLIFASEIKAILEHPAVTRDLDEEALYHYLTFLTTPAPLTLFAGIRKLPAGCMLTCDARGEVEVTRYWDAIVPRAEASLIADEEAVSARLLGLLNDAVEKRMMSDVPFGVFLSGGVDSTANVALMARLMSRPVSTYTVGFRDQPEDSEIDEARAVAREYATDHHEVMITQQELIDFLPDLIYHQDEPIADPVCVPLYYVAKLARRSGTTVVQVGEGADELFCGYQDYKRYLRLYDRAWRHLARLPRFLRQPASGLGQTVLRRMAAGLPSRWHKMVPDLLRRMAAGEPLFWSGAFIFDEVYKHQLFTPAAMQQLAAHESFNGDAPSSYPVVRADLERLLAANPQADQLERMIYLDLKLRLPELLLMRVDKMTMATSVEARVPFLDHELVEFAMSLPRHLKLRNGETKYILKRALKGVIPDRVLQRRKQGFGAPINQWMLDRMGSFVEHTLLNSSLRERGLFDYDFIARLLAEHRSGRVNYSFFLWSLLNLSLWYEQWIDGGAARGRGDAATRRESPSLSALSPHA; this is encoded by the coding sequence ATGTGTGGACTCTGCGGAATATATGAATATGGAGCGGCGCGGCCTGATGTCACGGCGGCGCTCGTCGAGCGCATGCGTGACACGATGGTGCATCGCGGCCCGGACGACGCCGGCATCTATCTCAGCGACGACCGCAGAGTCGGCCTCGGCAATCGCCGCCTGTCTATCATTGACCTGTCGCCCGCCGGCCACATCCCCATGGCGAACGAGGACGGGCGCGTCTGGATCGCCTATAACGGCGAAGTCTACAATCACGAGCGGTTGCGCCCGCGGCTCGTCGCGCAAGGTCACACGTTTCGCTCGCGCACAGACACTGAAACGATTCTGCACCTGTACGAAGCGCGCGGCCTCGACTTCGTCCATGCCCTTGAAGGCGATTTCGCCATCGCCATCTGGGACGCGAACGCGCAACGCTTGCTGCTGGCGCGTGACCGCGTCGGCGTCAAGCCGCTCTATTACACACGGGCCGGCGGGCGCTTGATCTTTGCTTCGGAGATCAAGGCGATTCTCGAACACCCGGCGGTGACTCGCGACCTTGATGAAGAGGCGCTTTACCATTACCTCACCTTTCTGACGACGCCGGCGCCGCTGACGCTGTTCGCAGGCATTCGCAAGCTGCCCGCCGGCTGTATGCTGACCTGCGACGCGCGCGGCGAGGTGGAGGTCACGCGCTACTGGGACGCCATTGTGCCGCGGGCTGAAGCCTCGCTGATTGCCGATGAAGAAGCCGTGAGCGCCCGCTTGCTCGGCCTGCTCAACGACGCGGTTGAAAAGCGCATGATGAGCGATGTGCCCTTCGGCGTCTTCCTGTCGGGCGGCGTTGATTCGACGGCGAACGTCGCGCTGATGGCGCGCTTGATGAGCCGCCCGGTCAGCACCTACACGGTCGGCTTCCGCGATCAGCCTGAGGACAGCGAGATCGATGAAGCGCGCGCCGTCGCCCGCGAGTACGCCACGGACCATCACGAAGTCATGATCACGCAGCAGGAGCTGATCGATTTCCTGCCCGACCTGATTTATCACCAGGACGAGCCCATCGCCGATCCGGTCTGCGTGCCGCTCTACTACGTCGCCAAACTGGCGCGCCGTAGCGGCACGACGGTCGTGCAAGTCGGCGAAGGCGCTGACGAGCTGTTCTGTGGTTATCAAGATTACAAACGCTATCTGCGGCTTTATGACCGGGCGTGGCGGCATCTGGCGCGGCTGCCGCGATTTCTGCGGCAGCCGGCATCAGGTCTTGGACAAACCGTGTTGCGCCGCATGGCGGCGGGCCTGCCGTCGCGCTGGCACAAGATGGTCCCCGATCTGCTGCGCCGCATGGCGGCGGGCGAGCCGCTGTTCTGGAGCGGCGCTTTCATCTTTGACGAAGTTTATAAGCATCAACTGTTCACGCCTGCCGCCATGCAACAACTGGCGGCGCACGAATCGTTCAACGGCGACGCGCCGTCTTCTTACCCAGTGGTGCGGGCCGACCTTGAGCGCTTGCTCGCGGCGAATCCGCAGGCCGATCAGCTTGAGCGCATGATCTATCTCGATCTAAAGCTGCGGCTGCCGGAACTGCTGTTGATGCGCGTAGACAAAATGACGATGGCGACTTCGGTCGAAGCCCGCGTGCCGTTTCTCGATCACGAGCTGGTCGAGTTTGCCATGAGCTTGCCGCGCCATCTGAAGCTTCGCAACGGCGAGACCAAGTACATTCTCAAGCGGGCGCTCAAAGGCGTCATCCCCGACCGTGTCCTCCAGCGCCGCAAGCAAGGCTTCGGCGCACCGATCAACCAGTGGATGCTCGACCGCATGGGCAGCTTCGTCGAACACACGCTGCTCAATTCGTCGCTCCGCGAGCGCGGCTTATTCGATTATGACTTCATCGCCCGCTTGCTTGCCGAGCATCGCAGCGGGCGGGTCAATTATTCATTCTTCCTGTGGAGCCTGCTGAACCTCAGCCTCTGGTACGAGCAATGGATAGATGGCGGAGCGGCGCGGGGACGCGGCGACGCGGCGACGCGGCGAGAATCACCGTCGCTGTCGGCGCTGTCGCCTCATGCCTGA
- a CDS encoding lipopolysaccharide biosynthesis protein gives MTPETTAADLGDESQAASPRRRVPASLFGETVRQAGMLFTAQSGALAAGLLISLILARWMEPAEMGRFAFCLAIIIVGGVFFEFGFFSAGARVLALEHDGHSQRRALGALVILAAVAGLAFSAFIAAASLPIDAIFKKDVHWLLLGTAALAFFQPFQYFIELGCQGLNRIRLLAVFQLVMSGAYLLALVALVAAHQLTAGLALGAYLAGIAVATIWTIARLRPSFKGVSPYLRMTLRQAREYGVNLYFARITGMISSRADQLVIAYFLADAAPLGVYAIVQKFANPINMLGRSVALTRFRAFAQLTRVPGRLTRWNAAMLVSAALGLIIIGPMVVNFLFPKYSAGVGLLVPFALANLFVGLFQPYNIFLSSHGRGAEVRNIAAAVAISSLLGLSIAVPRYGISGAAWTAAAAMALDYMLHLYYYQKFKRTLAQKS, from the coding sequence ATGACACCCGAAACCACCGCCGCTGATTTAGGTGACGAGAGCCAAGCCGCGTCGCCGCGTCGCCGCGTCCCCGCATCGCTGTTCGGCGAGACCGTCCGCCAGGCCGGGATGCTGTTCACGGCGCAGAGCGGCGCGCTCGCCGCCGGGCTGCTCATCAGCCTGATCCTGGCGCGCTGGATGGAGCCGGCAGAGATGGGCCGCTTCGCCTTCTGTCTGGCCATCATCATAGTCGGCGGCGTCTTCTTTGAGTTTGGTTTCTTTTCGGCGGGAGCGCGCGTGCTGGCGCTCGAACACGACGGCCACAGCCAGCGGCGGGCGCTCGGCGCGCTGGTCATTCTGGCGGCGGTGGCCGGCCTCGCCTTCTCAGCCTTCATTGCTGCCGCCAGCCTGCCGATTGACGCGATATTCAAGAAAGACGTTCACTGGCTGTTGCTCGGCACGGCGGCGCTCGCCTTCTTTCAGCCGTTCCAGTATTTCATCGAGCTGGGATGTCAGGGGCTGAATCGCATCCGCCTGCTTGCGGTCTTTCAATTAGTGATGTCGGGCGCTTATCTGCTGGCGCTTGTTGCGCTGGTGGCGGCTCACCAGCTGACCGCGGGACTGGCTCTGGGAGCCTATCTCGCGGGCATCGCCGTGGCGACCATATGGACGATTGCGCGGCTGCGCCCATCGTTCAAAGGCGTGTCGCCTTATCTGCGCATGACCTTGAGGCAGGCACGCGAGTACGGCGTCAACCTCTATTTCGCGCGCATCACCGGCATGATTTCGTCGCGCGCTGACCAGTTGGTGATCGCCTATTTTCTGGCCGACGCCGCGCCGCTGGGTGTTTATGCCATCGTGCAAAAGTTCGCCAACCCGATCAACATGCTCGGTCGCTCGGTGGCGTTGACGCGCTTTCGCGCTTTCGCGCAACTGACGCGCGTCCCCGGTCGCCTGACGCGCTGGAACGCGGCGATGCTCGTGAGCGCCGCGCTTGGGTTAATTATCATCGGGCCGATGGTGGTCAATTTTTTATTTCCCAAATACAGCGCGGGCGTCGGGCTGCTGGTGCCATTCGCTCTGGCGAATCTGTTCGTCGGACTTTTCCAGCCGTACAACATCTTTCTGTCATCGCACGGGCGCGGCGCTGAAGTGCGCAACATCGCCGCCGCGGTTGCCATCAGCAGCCTGCTCGGTTTAAGCATCGCGGTGCCACGCTATGGAATCAGCGGCGCGGCCTGGACTGCCGCCGCCGCCATGGCGCTGGACTACATGCTGCACCTTTACTACTATCAAAAGTTCAAGCGCACACTCGCTCAAAAGTCCTGA
- a CDS encoding class I SAM-dependent methyltransferase, producing MEQLENQSHSAPGAQPAALSEWKQRTREQWGANPCGAHVASDYPFGTREYFDAIEAYRYQDYAPWMKAALGFDAYRGKRLLEVGCGTGTDLLQFARGGAQVTGVDLTPRSIEIARRRFAVYDCAATFAIGDAESLAFPDESFDVVYSFGVLHHTPDTEGAINEVHRVLRRGGRAVVMLYHRTSLYYWGGLMLKRGVCGGELLQARPAEIMSRYVEHSETAGRPLVKAYTRGEARRLFQGFSDCRVRVNQLTRHELGRLGRALPESVFQWLARHFGWNLLITATK from the coding sequence ATGGAACAGCTCGAAAATCAATCTCACTCGGCACCCGGCGCGCAACCCGCCGCGCTCTCGGAGTGGAAGCAGCGAACCCGCGAGCAGTGGGGCGCAAACCCTTGCGGCGCGCATGTGGCGAGCGATTATCCGTTCGGCACCCGCGAGTATTTCGACGCCATTGAAGCCTACCGTTATCAGGACTACGCGCCGTGGATGAAGGCGGCGCTCGGCTTCGACGCGTATCGCGGCAAACGACTGCTCGAAGTCGGCTGCGGCACCGGCACCGACCTGTTGCAATTCGCGCGCGGCGGCGCACAAGTCACCGGCGTTGATCTGACACCGCGCAGCATCGAGATTGCTCGCCGGCGCTTTGCGGTCTACGACTGCGCGGCGACGTTTGCCATCGGCGACGCCGAGAGCCTGGCATTCCCCGATGAGAGCTTTGACGTGGTCTATTCGTTCGGCGTCCTGCATCACACGCCGGACACCGAGGGCGCGATCAATGAAGTCCATCGCGTGCTAAGGCGCGGCGGGCGGGCCGTGGTGATGCTCTATCACCGCACCTCGCTTTATTACTGGGGCGGGTTGATGCTCAAGCGCGGCGTCTGCGGCGGCGAGTTATTGCAAGCGCGACCTGCCGAGATCATGAGCCGCTACGTCGAGCACAGCGAAACCGCGGGTCGCCCGCTCGTCAAAGCCTACACGCGAGGCGAGGCGCGCCGCCTGTTTCAGGGCTTCAGCGATTGCCGGGTCAGGGTCAATCAACTCACTCGCCACGAGCTCGGCCGCCTGGGCCGCGCGCTCCCCGAAAGCGTCTTTCAATGGCTGGCCCGTCACTTCGGCTGGAACCTCCTCATCACGGCTACCAAGTGA